The DNA sequence AAGGGAAGGTGCCGCGTGGACGACATGGACTGGGCGCTGCTGCGCGAGCTGCAGGACGACGCGCGGCTGTCCTTCAGCGAGCTGTCCCGGCGGGTCCACCTGTCCCCACCGGCCGTCGCCGAGCGGGTCCGGCGGCTGGAGGAGTCCGGCGTGATCACGGGGTACCACGCGCAGGTCGACCTCGGCGCGGTCGGCCGTCCCGTGGTCGCCCTGATCCAGATGTCCTGTTACGGGCCGGGCTGCATCCTGCGCG is a window from the Catellatospora sp. TT07R-123 genome containing:
- a CDS encoding Lrp/AsnC family transcriptional regulator, with translation MDDMDWALLRELQDDARLSFSELSRRVHLSPPAVAERVRRLEESGVITGYHAQVDLGAVGRPVVALIQMSCYGPGCILREPTVSQWPEILEIHRITGDACSIIKVAAPSMEAFEAVIDRLARHGRPSSTMVLSTPLARRPITPVTPAEP